Proteins encoded within one genomic window of Triticum aestivum cultivar Chinese Spring chromosome 2D, IWGSC CS RefSeq v2.1, whole genome shotgun sequence:
- the LOC123049162 gene encoding putative receptor-like protein kinase At4g00960, whose product MLLAVIAVVLLLLPPAMPFEDLLCDGSTYAPYSTFQASLDLVAAALPGNASSMPSGFATAEAGTPPNRAYAMALCRGDVNASTCAACVAAAFRAAGAQDNCPNNTGATMYEDVCVLRFSTVQFLDFLRADQWQPGELTFQITPASRNVKSAQGAWFSAAATSILTAVVDHALAVAGNSTTAKKYFATGVLDFEPRIYGLAQCLPEMTPSQCRSCLGTLLVQTTPMLSTKPRWIMAFVAWCNLRYSVRPFYEGRSMLQLPAPPPPAVVPPSVTPESGGTGKKKSAEGISAGIGCSVVFLFLLSVFAFVRFKRRTTKQSEDDHPFKKIVGAQCMIFDLSALQEATENFSEKNKLGEGGFGIVYKGILADGQEIAVKKLLGGTGSGLHQLHNEVQLLAELQHKNLVRLQGFCSHRDDTLLVYEYIKNGTLDNFLFETNEENTLSWEQQYNIVLGIAKGILYLHEDSSMRIIHRDLKPNNILVDDGMDPKIADFGLAKLLGDGHTHTKTARAVGTLGYMAPEYAIHGRVSPKIDIFSFGVLVLEIVTRRRNSSSDDRDEVNLISDVWNCWTKGTVSQMIDRSLDEHARSQALRCIHIGLMCVQSDPDDRPYISSVIFMLTRDNTEIQAPAQPAFFFGREAALTSPAYDRSDFILGQDVSVNAVTITEPYPR is encoded by the exons ATGCTTCTGGCCGTCATCGCCGTCGTCCTGCTCCTGCTACCGCCGGCCATGCCGTTCGAGGACTTGTTGTGCGATGGCAGCACCTACGCGCCCTACAGCACTTTCCAGGCgagcctcgacctcgtcgccgcggcgctccccggcaacgcctCCTCCATGCCGTCCGGCTTCGCCACCGCCGAGGCCGGCACGCCGCCCAACCGGGCCTACGCCATGGCGCTCTGCCGCGGCGACGTGAACGCCTCCACCTGCGCCGCCTGCGTGGCCGCCGCATTCCGTGCCGCCGGCGCGCAGGACAACTGCCCCAACAACACGGGCGCCACCATGTACGAGGACGTCTGCGTCCTTCGGTTCTCCACCGTGCAGTTCCTCGACTTCCTCAGGGCCGACCAGTGGCAGCCCGGAGAGCTTAC TTTTCAAATTACCCCGGCGTCTCGGAATGTCAAGTCGGCACAGGGAGCATGGTTCAGCGCCGCCGCCACGTCCATCCTCACCGCGGTGGTCGACCACGCATTGGCCGTGGCGGGCAACTCGACGACCGCCAAGAAGTACTTCGCCACGGGGGTGCTGGACTTCGAGCCCAGGATTTACGGGCTCGCGCAGTGCCTCCCGGAGATGACGCCGTCGCAGTGCCGGAGCTGCCTTGGGACCCTCCTCGTGCAAACAACGCCCATGCTCAGCACCAAGCCCCGATGGATCATGGCTTTTGTGGCCTGGTGCAACCTGAGGTACAGCGTGCGGCCGTTCTACGAGGGTCGGTCGATGCTGCAGCTCCCGGCGCCACCACCGCCAGCAGTCGTGCCGCCATCTGTAACTCCAGAGTCTGGAGGAACAG GGAAGAAAAAGAGTGCAGAAGGAATCTCTGCGGGCATTGGTTGTTCTGTGGTCTTCCTATTTCTTCTTTCGGTTTTCGCTTTCGTTCGATTCAAGAGAAGGACTACTAAGCAATCAGAGGACGACCACC CATTCAAGAAAATTGTGGGAGCACAATGCATGATCTTTGATTTATCGGCGCTGCAAGAGGCAACTGAAAACTTCTCGGAAAAGAATAAGCTTGGAGAAGGTGGTTTTGGCATTGTGTACAAG GGGATACTAGCAGATGGGCAGGAAATAGCAGTGAAGAAGCTTTTGGGAGGAACAGGGAGTGGTTTGCATCAACTGCACAATGAGGTGCAGCTATTGGCAGAGCTGCAGCATAAGAACCTTGTTAGATTACAGGGGTTTTGCTCGCATCGGGATGATACGCTGCTCGTTTATGAATATATCAAGAATGGGACCCTCGACAACTTTCTATTTG AAACTAACGAGGAAAATACACTGAGCTGGGAGCAACAGTACAACATCGTTCTTGGGATTGCCAAGGGAATATTGTACCTTCACGAGGATTCAAGCATGAGGATCATCCACCGGGACCTGAAACCTAACAACATTCTCGTTGACGACGGCATGGATCCGAAAATCGCAGACTTTGGACTTGCAAAGCTGCTAGGAGATGGTCATACTCATACTAAGACAGCTAGAGCTGTCGGAACACT AGGTTACATGGCACCGGAGTACGCAATACACGGACGCGTGTCGCCCAAGATCGATATTTTCAGCTTCGGTGTCTTGGTCCTTGAAATTGTAACCAGGAGACGGAACAGCAGTTCTGACGATCGCGATGAAGTGAATCTTATTAGTGAT GTGTGGAACTGCTGGACGAAAGGGACGGTATCGCAGATGATAGACCGATCGCTGGATGAACACGCTCGAAGCCAGGCATTACGATGTATCCACATCGGGTTGATGTGTGTCCAGTCGGACCCTGACGACAGGCCTTACATATCATCCGTCATTTTCATGTTAACCAGGGATAACACGGAGATTCAAGCACCTGCGCAACCTGCATTCTTCTTTGGGAGAGAAGCCGCTTTAACTTCTCCGGCATATGACCGATCTGATTTCATCCTGGGACAGGATGTCTCTGTGAATGCGGTTACAATTACTGAGCCGTATCCTAGGTAA